The Streptomyces phaeolivaceus genome has a window encoding:
- the pdxR gene encoding MocR-like pyridoxine biosynthesis transcription factor PdxR, which translates to MTSSGTNPESAAWAAAWELLLPVADASPRARGRTLQAALREAIRSGRLARGTRLPSSRELAADLGVSRGLVTDAYEQLVAEGYLRSGRGAGTWVGAAVRAAPPRACDLAPRSPGARADFVPGTPDLSLFPRAAWAAAQRGVLAELPHRALGYPDPRGLPRLRTALAELLARRRGVVADPERILVVSGVAQATTLLGFVLHARGTRVAGVEDPGSPEHATLYAAAGLDTVPLPLDAEGIALGPLRESGVRAVVTTPAHQFPTGIAYSARRRGELLDWARAVDGLIVEDDYDGDFRYDRAPVGALQGLDPERVAYTGSVSKSLAPGLRLGWLLVPAALAEEVVERKRTMDLGHPTLDQAVFARFVERGDYDRQLRRCQRAYRERRDVLVAALAESFPGAEVSGIAAGLHVIVSLPGRYGPVERLLARAGGAGAAVRGLGQYGRVPEEGGRVRLVLGYAHLSPARIREGVGVLASAVG; encoded by the coding sequence ATGACGTCATCGGGGACCAATCCGGAGTCCGCCGCCTGGGCAGCCGCCTGGGAGCTGCTGCTGCCGGTCGCCGACGCGTCCCCACGCGCGCGTGGGCGCACGTTGCAGGCGGCGCTGCGGGAGGCGATCCGGTCGGGGCGGCTCGCGCGGGGCACCCGGCTGCCGTCGAGCCGGGAGCTGGCCGCCGATCTCGGGGTGTCGCGCGGCCTGGTGACGGACGCGTACGAGCAACTGGTCGCGGAGGGATATCTGCGCAGTGGCCGGGGTGCCGGGACCTGGGTGGGCGCCGCCGTGCGGGCCGCCCCGCCCCGCGCGTGTGACCTCGCTCCGCGCTCCCCCGGTGCCCGCGCCGACTTCGTGCCCGGGACGCCGGACCTGTCGCTGTTCCCGCGCGCCGCGTGGGCCGCGGCGCAGCGCGGGGTGCTCGCGGAGCTGCCGCACCGGGCGCTGGGCTACCCGGATCCGCGCGGGCTGCCCCGGCTGCGCACGGCCCTCGCCGAGTTGCTCGCCCGGCGCCGGGGCGTGGTCGCCGATCCGGAACGGATCCTCGTCGTGTCCGGCGTGGCGCAGGCCACGACCCTTCTCGGATTCGTGCTGCACGCACGCGGGACGCGTGTCGCCGGTGTCGAGGACCCGGGCAGCCCCGAGCACGCGACGCTCTACGCCGCCGCCGGGCTGGACACCGTGCCGCTGCCGCTGGACGCGGAGGGGATCGCGCTCGGGCCGCTGCGGGAGTCGGGGGTGCGGGCGGTGGTGACGACGCCCGCACACCAGTTCCCGACGGGGATCGCGTACTCCGCGCGGCGGCGGGGCGAGCTGCTCGACTGGGCGCGGGCGGTGGACGGGCTGATCGTCGAGGACGACTACGACGGGGACTTCCGCTACGACCGGGCGCCCGTGGGCGCCCTCCAGGGGCTCGATCCCGAGCGGGTCGCGTACACCGGGTCCGTCAGCAAGTCGCTCGCGCCGGGGCTGCGGCTGGGGTGGCTGCTCGTGCCGGCGGCGCTGGCGGAGGAGGTGGTCGAGCGGAAGCGGACCATGGATCTCGGGCATCCCACCCTCGATCAGGCGGTCTTCGCGCGGTTCGTGGAACGGGGGGACTACGACCGGCAGTTGCGGAGGTGCCAGCGGGCGTATCGGGAGCGGCGTGATGTGTTGGTGGCCGCGCTCGCCGAGAGCTTTCCCGGGGCGGAGGTGTCGGGGATCGCGGCGGGGTTGCATGTCATCGTCTCGCTGCCGGGTCGGTACGGGCCGGTCGAGCGGCTTCTGGCTCGGGCTGGGGGTGCGGGGGCCGCCGTGCGGGGGTTGGGGCAGTACGGGCGGGTGCCGGAGGAGGGGGGTCGGGTGCGGCTGGTGCTGGGGTACGCGCATCTGTCTCCGGCGCGGATTCGGGAGGGGGTGGGGGTGCTGGCGTCGGCGGTCGGGTGA
- a CDS encoding GNAT family N-acetyltransferase: MTPDISDAMRARNGRAIHHHLLSATAGFRGWWERRQGHAPPTSDTDARPPLADGRQAGPSEADAPVVTGATLMWRMRTTVKDGPGSLAVLCTALAEHRVDILSLQTHPLAEGTVDEFLLRAPEELSATAIGRAVAEAGGSETWIERGDAHDLVDAPTRILGLATRTALDAAELPLALRQLLGRCTIRSLPATAPGSGRAQESAPVEGVLEDTVMRLRAPEGGVITVERPYLPFTPTEFARARALVELDARLGPRVPRGEDVLTLPEGNDITVRRADGGDLRAAREMHERCSARTLSMRYHGPVGDADRYLKHLLSPRFGRTLAAQTASGRLVGLGHLLWDGDETEIALLVEDEWQRRGIGGELLRRLVDMAAGTGCENVYVVTQSSNTGMVAAMRALELPLDYQIEEGTLVITARLDEVRVVEAAEGRSRG, from the coding sequence ATGACTCCAGACATCTCTGATGCCATGCGGGCGCGGAACGGACGCGCGATCCACCACCACCTGCTCTCGGCCACGGCCGGGTTCCGTGGCTGGTGGGAACGGCGCCAAGGGCACGCGCCGCCGACCAGTGATACCGACGCCCGGCCGCCGCTCGCCGATGGGCGGCAGGCCGGGCCGTCCGAGGCGGACGCGCCGGTGGTCACCGGTGCGACGCTGATGTGGCGGATGCGGACGACCGTGAAGGACGGGCCGGGCTCACTGGCCGTGCTGTGCACGGCGCTGGCGGAGCACCGGGTCGACATCCTGAGCCTCCAGACGCATCCGCTGGCCGAGGGCACGGTGGACGAGTTCCTGCTCCGGGCGCCCGAGGAGCTGTCGGCCACCGCGATCGGGCGGGCCGTGGCGGAGGCGGGCGGCTCCGAGACCTGGATCGAGCGCGGTGATGCCCACGACCTGGTGGACGCGCCGACCCGGATCCTCGGCCTGGCCACCCGTACGGCGCTGGACGCGGCGGAACTGCCGCTCGCGCTGCGGCAGTTGCTGGGCCGCTGCACCATCCGCTCGCTGCCCGCCACCGCTCCCGGCTCGGGCCGGGCTCAGGAGAGCGCCCCGGTCGAAGGGGTCCTGGAGGACACGGTGATGCGGCTGCGGGCGCCGGAGGGTGGGGTGATCACGGTGGAGCGGCCGTATCTGCCGTTCACGCCGACGGAGTTCGCGCGGGCGCGGGCCCTGGTGGAGCTGGACGCGCGGCTGGGGCCGCGGGTCCCTCGCGGCGAGGACGTGCTGACGCTGCCCGAGGGCAACGACATCACGGTGCGACGGGCCGACGGCGGGGATCTGCGGGCGGCCAGGGAGATGCACGAGCGGTGCTCCGCGCGCACGTTGAGCATGCGGTACCACGGGCCGGTCGGGGACGCCGACCGGTATCTCAAGCATCTGCTGAGCCCGCGCTTCGGGCGGACGCTCGCCGCGCAGACCGCCTCGGGCCGTCTCGTCGGGCTGGGTCACCTCCTCTGGGACGGAGACGAGACGGAGATCGCGCTGCTCGTCGAGGACGAGTGGCAGCGGCGCGGGATCGGCGGCGAGCTGCTCCGCAGGCTGGTGGACATGGCGGCCGGTACGGGCTGCGAGAACGTGTACGTGGTGACGCAGTCGTCCAACACGGGGATGGTCGCGGCGATGCGGGCGCTTGAGCTGCCGCTCGACTATCAGATCGAGGAGGGGACGCTGGTGATCACCGCGCGGCTGGACGAGGTGCGGGTGGTCGAAGCCGCGGAGGGGCGCAGTCGGGGTTGA
- a CDS encoding GntR family transcriptional regulator → MGTQQLESVPEPKYWHLKTVLTEALDSEFSVGEILPNERDLAARFGVARATLRQALEQLELEGRLQRRRGVGTTVAPPRVGVAVGTEQHAWPGTVGDAWQAVDCVDSAPPVAVADILDSVHGEQVHVVRRSRMSHGQPVAAELLYIPADSVPALSAIDTPSGAARARAVLRELQRLELEGQDRSVELGSARADDAKELDRLPGAPVLVVTTRFYAEGRTAAVSLATYRADTCRLTFGTSGDVEIHHGPERRAS, encoded by the coding sequence GTGGGGACCCAGCAGCTGGAATCGGTGCCGGAACCGAAGTACTGGCATCTGAAGACCGTGCTCACTGAGGCATTGGACTCCGAGTTCTCGGTGGGGGAGATCCTGCCCAACGAACGTGATCTGGCGGCCCGTTTCGGCGTCGCGCGGGCCACCCTCCGCCAAGCGCTGGAGCAGCTCGAACTGGAGGGCCGGCTGCAGCGCCGTCGCGGCGTCGGCACCACCGTGGCGCCCCCGCGCGTGGGGGTCGCGGTCGGCACCGAACAGCACGCGTGGCCGGGCACCGTCGGCGACGCGTGGCAGGCCGTGGACTGCGTGGACTCGGCACCGCCCGTCGCGGTCGCCGACATCCTGGACAGCGTGCACGGCGAGCAGGTGCACGTGGTGCGCCGCTCCCGGATGTCGCACGGCCAGCCCGTAGCCGCCGAACTGCTCTACATCCCGGCGGACTCGGTGCCCGCCCTCTCCGCCATAGACACTCCTTCCGGTGCCGCACGCGCGCGTGCCGTGCTGCGTGAGCTGCAGCGCCTGGAGCTGGAGGGGCAGGACCGCTCGGTGGAACTGGGCTCCGCGCGCGCGGACGACGCCAAGGAGCTCGACCGGCTGCCCGGTGCGCCCGTCCTCGTCGTCACCACCCGCTTCTACGCGGAGGGACGCACGGCGGCCGTCTCCCTGGCCACCTACCGTGCTGACACGTGCCGCCTGACCTTCGGCACCTCGGGCGACGTCGAGATCCACCACGGCCCGGAGCGCCGCGCCTCCTGA
- a CDS encoding RNA polymerase sigma-70 factor, translated as MTTDIATDVFEEHRPVLMGVAYRMLGRIADAEDVVQEAWLRWSGADRSEVREPRGYLVRITTRLAIDRLRQVQSRNESYPGPWLPEPYVTDYGATVPDTAERAVLADTVSLAVLVVMESLSPLERAVFVLREAFGFPYAEIAAMIDRAEPAVRQLAGRARRHVDERRPRYEVDPAERRELTERFLAAATGGDLDGLMALLAPDVRLVGDGGGIGKAPVRVLETADKVGRFLHGAAGKGIPDAAFRFMEINGGLAVVLLAGDKVDSVLQLDVADGRVQCVYVVRNPEKLLALTAVS; from the coding sequence GTGACCACCGATATCGCGACCGACGTCTTCGAAGAGCACCGTCCCGTCCTCATGGGAGTCGCCTACCGCATGCTCGGCAGGATCGCCGACGCGGAGGACGTGGTCCAGGAGGCCTGGCTGCGCTGGTCCGGCGCCGACCGGTCGGAGGTGCGCGAACCGCGCGGCTATCTGGTCCGGATCACCACTCGGCTCGCCATCGACCGGCTGCGCCAGGTGCAGTCGCGCAACGAGTCCTACCCCGGCCCCTGGCTGCCGGAGCCGTACGTCACCGACTACGGGGCCACCGTCCCGGACACCGCCGAGCGGGCCGTCCTCGCCGACACCGTCTCCCTCGCCGTGCTCGTCGTCATGGAGTCCCTCTCGCCCCTGGAACGCGCGGTGTTCGTGCTCCGGGAGGCCTTCGGCTTTCCGTACGCCGAGATCGCGGCCATGATCGACCGCGCCGAGCCCGCGGTGCGCCAACTCGCCGGGAGGGCCCGGCGGCACGTCGACGAGCGGCGCCCGCGCTACGAGGTCGACCCCGCCGAACGCCGAGAGCTGACGGAGAGGTTCCTCGCCGCCGCGACCGGCGGTGACCTCGACGGGCTCATGGCGCTGCTGGCCCCCGACGTCCGGCTGGTGGGCGACGGCGGCGGCATCGGCAAGGCACCGGTGCGGGTCCTCGAAACCGCCGACAAGGTGGGACGGTTCCTGCACGGCGCGGCGGGCAAGGGCATCCCGGACGCCGCGTTCCGCTTCATGGAGATCAACGGCGGCCTCGCGGTGGTCCTGTTGGCCGGTGACAAGGTCGACAGCGTGTTGCAACTCGACGTCGCCGACGGGCGCGTGCAGTGCGTCTACGTCGTGCGCAACCCGGAGAAGCTGCTCGCGCTCACGGCGGTGTCGTAG
- a CDS encoding SWIM zinc finger family protein, which translates to MTRSLQAVAYTRPSVLESVAGGRRLGLETSRGATPTGVEDHPRFFSGFLTSPQVAAAGLLAVADVATARYFQQQLRTSLDPVVTGNGDRLRFESFSGCGGVYARLDVLEPGLDGGEVGHGTTNVDVNNPLREALSRLGGDDPLHLRVGPEELAVTTLDGPVVEKKVPLPDRWLRGFAEAQVTAAGFDLRAELPAAEAVRFLRSLPRGGARGASRGAQWVVPAGRALRPTTRPVLGAVCLPGPERLVALRRVLRHATALRVYGPPATGEAALASAWEVVLPGMRLTLTLSPEAARGFSGEGGVLEALATDEAAEDAELIGVLLAWEPRVDVGDLAASSGLPAERVRAALTRLGTSGRVGYDTAEAAYFHRELPYDADRVERHNPRLRSARALVAAGAVSLDGDVGTVTAEDGHVHRVRDSAGTLTCSCLWWAKYRGGRGPCKHALAVRVVRRGATAERDDTEADAGRGGARNDGGAR; encoded by the coding sequence ATGACGCGATCTCTACAGGCCGTGGCCTACACGCGACCCTCCGTGCTGGAGTCCGTGGCGGGCGGACGCCGGCTGGGGCTGGAGACCTCCCGGGGTGCGACCCCGACGGGGGTCGAGGACCATCCGCGGTTCTTCTCGGGCTTCCTGACCTCCCCTCAGGTGGCGGCGGCCGGGCTGCTGGCGGTGGCCGACGTGGCGACGGCGCGGTACTTCCAGCAGCAGCTGCGGACCTCGCTGGATCCGGTGGTGACGGGCAACGGGGACCGGCTGCGGTTCGAGTCCTTCTCGGGCTGCGGCGGGGTCTACGCCCGGCTTGACGTGCTGGAGCCGGGCCTGGACGGCGGCGAGGTGGGGCACGGCACGACCAACGTGGACGTCAACAACCCGCTGCGGGAGGCGCTGTCCCGGCTCGGCGGGGACGATCCGCTGCATCTGCGGGTCGGCCCCGAGGAGTTGGCGGTGACCACCCTGGACGGTCCGGTCGTGGAGAAGAAGGTGCCGCTGCCGGACCGCTGGCTGCGCGGTTTCGCCGAGGCCCAGGTGACAGCGGCCGGGTTCGATCTGCGGGCCGAGCTGCCCGCCGCCGAGGCCGTGCGGTTCCTGCGGTCGCTGCCGCGCGGTGGCGCTCGCGGGGCCTCGCGGGGCGCCCAGTGGGTCGTGCCCGCCGGACGCGCCCTGCGGCCGACGACCCGGCCCGTCCTCGGCGCGGTGTGTCTGCCGGGCCCGGAGCGGCTGGTCGCCCTGCGGCGGGTGCTGCGCCATGCCACGGCCCTGCGTGTCTACGGCCCGCCGGCCACCGGGGAAGCCGCCCTGGCCAGTGCCTGGGAGGTCGTGCTCCCCGGGATGCGGCTCACCCTCACGCTGTCCCCGGAGGCCGCGCGGGGCTTCTCCGGCGAGGGCGGTGTGCTGGAGGCCCTGGCCACGGACGAGGCGGCCGAGGACGCGGAGCTGATCGGGGTCCTGCTCGCCTGGGAGCCGCGCGTAGACGTCGGCGACCTGGCCGCCTCCTCCGGCCTGCCGGCCGAGCGGGTGCGGGCGGCGCTGACCCGGCTGGGCACCTCGGGACGCGTCGGCTACGACACGGCGGAGGCCGCGTACTTCCACCGCGAACTCCCCTACGACGCCGACCGCGTCGAGCGCCACAATCCACGGCTGCGCTCGGCCCGCGCCCTGGTGGCGGCCGGGGCGGTCTCCTTGGACGGCGACGTCGGCACGGTCACGGCCGAGGACGGCCATGTCCACCGGGTACGGGACAGCGCGGGCACCCTGACCTGCTCCTGCCTCTGGTGGGCGAAGTACCGGGGCGGTCGCGGCCCCTGCAAGCACGCGCTGGCGGTGCGCGTGGTCCGCCGGGGCGCGACGGCGGAGCGGGACGACACAGAGGCCGACGCCGGACGGGGCGGGGCACGGAACGACGGGGGTGCGCGATGA
- a CDS encoding alkaline phosphatase D family protein, which produces MSHRPPSPLPGRRSVLRGSLAASAALALPGSVALGSVPALALSGRPKAGWGVQTGDVSAHSGLVWVRSDRPARMIVETSATESFRHARRWHGPLLGADTDFTGTTRLDGLPSGEQIHYRVLLADPDDPRRTGEPVTGTFRTTSLKRRTGARFVWSGDLAGQGWGINPDRGGYRIFDAMGALDPDFFLFSGDTIYADGPIAATAALPDGSTWRNITTEEKSKVAETLAEFRGNFRYNLLDENLKRFNAQVPGIVQWDDHEVTNNWYPGEILTDTRYTEKSVDVLAARARRAFREYFPISTLRPGAREGRVHRVLRHGPLLDVFVLDMRTYRNANSPDTQTTDPVGILGAEQLEWLKRELSRSRAVWKVIASDMPLGLVVPDTGDGKPNIEAVAQGDPGAPLGRELQIAELLRFVKHRKITGTVWLTADVHYTSAQHYQPSRAAFTDFEPFWEFVSGPLNAGAFPANALDNTFGPERVFVKAPTAANVSPAGGYQFFGEVDIDGHSGELTVRLREQDGTVLYTKVLHPGLVGQ; this is translated from the coding sequence ATGTCACACCGTCCGCCGAGTCCCCTGCCCGGTCGCCGCAGCGTGCTGCGCGGCTCGCTCGCCGCGTCGGCGGCGCTGGCGCTGCCCGGTTCCGTCGCGCTCGGTTCGGTACCGGCGCTGGCCCTGTCGGGGCGGCCCAAGGCCGGGTGGGGTGTGCAGACCGGTGACGTGAGCGCGCACTCCGGGCTGGTGTGGGTGCGGTCCGACCGTCCGGCGCGGATGATCGTCGAGACGTCCGCCACCGAGTCGTTCCGCCACGCGCGCCGATGGCACGGCCCGCTCCTCGGCGCCGACACGGACTTCACCGGTACGACACGGCTCGACGGTCTGCCGTCGGGCGAGCAGATCCACTACCGGGTGCTCCTCGCCGACCCGGACGACCCGCGCCGCACCGGCGAACCGGTCACCGGCACGTTCCGTACGACCTCGCTCAAACGCAGGACCGGGGCGCGGTTCGTGTGGTCGGGCGACCTGGCCGGGCAGGGCTGGGGCATCAACCCGGACCGCGGCGGCTACCGCATCTTCGACGCGATGGGCGCGCTGGACCCGGACTTCTTCCTGTTCAGCGGCGACACCATCTACGCCGACGGGCCGATCGCGGCGACGGCCGCGCTCCCCGACGGCAGCACCTGGCGGAACATCACCACCGAGGAGAAGTCCAAGGTCGCCGAGACGCTCGCCGAGTTCCGGGGCAACTTCCGCTACAACCTCCTGGACGAGAACCTGAAGCGGTTCAACGCCCAGGTCCCGGGGATCGTGCAGTGGGACGACCACGAGGTCACCAACAACTGGTACCCGGGTGAGATCCTCACCGACACCCGGTACACCGAGAAGAGCGTGGACGTGCTGGCGGCACGGGCGCGGCGGGCGTTCAGAGAGTACTTCCCCATCTCCACGCTGCGGCCGGGCGCCCGGGAGGGCCGGGTGCACCGCGTGCTGCGCCACGGTCCCCTGCTGGACGTGTTCGTGCTGGACATGCGCACCTACCGCAACGCCAACTCGCCCGACACACAGACCACCGACCCGGTCGGCATCCTCGGCGCCGAGCAGCTGGAATGGCTCAAGCGGGAGCTGTCGCGGTCGCGTGCGGTGTGGAAGGTGATCGCCTCCGACATGCCGCTCGGACTGGTCGTGCCGGACACCGGGGACGGCAAGCCGAACATCGAGGCCGTGGCGCAGGGCGACCCGGGCGCGCCGCTCGGGCGCGAACTGCAGATCGCCGAGCTGCTGCGGTTCGTCAAGCACCGGAAGATCACCGGCACGGTGTGGCTGACGGCCGATGTGCACTACACCTCGGCGCAGCACTACCAGCCGTCGCGGGCCGCGTTCACCGACTTCGAGCCGTTCTGGGAGTTCGTCTCCGGCCCGCTCAACGCCGGTGCCTTCCCGGCGAACGCGCTGGACAACACCTTCGGACCCGAGCGGGTGTTCGTGAAGGCGCCGACCGCCGCGAACGTGTCGCCGGCGGGCGGCTACCAGTTCTTCGGCGAGGTCGACATCGACGGCCACAGCGGTGAGTTGACGGTCCGGCTGCGGGAGCAGGACGGGACCGTGCTCTACACGAAGGTGCTGCATCCGGGGCTCGTCGGACAGTAA
- a CDS encoding DUF7824 domain-containing protein — translation MSDLVALVDGMTDAERRACVPELKQLRKELRAEPWSSPAQRAYPTLHAAGAACQTGAAAVAAWLTGSELRWRQAPPPVLIEVLGDRDPAWLAEVVRRLAERPLSADVPYDLMAGLVRLAGCPVPTSEAYVRGWMDHIGRARRQAGTVIGNLRNDPHLAELVAALFETEEIGARSNWRYGVGLNDWTYALTQLTREGLLDRKVMVDGCVARLLRGGGSTADNKVFLGLLTALDLTRDERCERIADWTALCADAPSTVAAHAQSVLAGFALDGALGSRRFAELSGAVLFRTEKKLVRAQLVLLGKVLKADPSTAAELLPVAAQAFGHEDTEVQERALKLMERHLGDLDEDGGASRARDEITDLAAQLSPGPRVRALRLLGAPGAEEPATEVYEELLPPVPSPTRLATAPETVTELAEEIGALLASEGGVGAFERALDGLVRHAHRDRDALVEALGPAAAGRWWTDMDAGPVDKYFRESPHGLEIVVATLFERVRTDTLRPARNRADESAGCVHSGLAWSFDARLREIAYRIRTEPLPFLLATPTWSTGSLAAADLVERLDVYRRSGARPGEADFAQALLRVRRDDPSALASAATAARKLGTREGDRLAEWLLTDVPSQPVERSRTAGPRRLVEFGELPEMRGESFPPEFRRLGRPSSVYTDRYYCPHGDDDEWKHWLAMVPGRPELVAGRVLRDLSMATIEDTRGGYGFLPALAEAEGEAGLAVHLCVAYGLGARRAEDRLAAVDALLVLAARGRLDARRLGTDLGALAVLGSVKPARLAEATRTAASTGAYGTAWSVLREALPPLLAVLADGQGAKPAPAPRGLGDLVGVAAECVERSGARGELPYLAEVAERRGSSQLVSQARRLRATLEETAV, via the coding sequence ATGAGTGACCTGGTCGCGCTGGTGGACGGGATGACGGACGCCGAACGGCGGGCGTGCGTGCCGGAGTTGAAGCAGTTGCGGAAGGAGCTGCGGGCGGAGCCCTGGAGTTCCCCGGCCCAGCGCGCGTATCCGACGCTGCACGCGGCCGGTGCCGCCTGCCAGACCGGTGCCGCCGCCGTGGCGGCCTGGCTCACCGGGTCCGAGCTGCGCTGGCGGCAGGCACCGCCACCGGTCCTGATCGAGGTCCTGGGCGACCGTGATCCCGCCTGGCTCGCCGAGGTCGTGCGCCGCCTGGCGGAGCGCCCGCTCTCGGCCGACGTCCCGTACGACCTGATGGCCGGCCTCGTACGGCTCGCGGGCTGCCCCGTGCCCACCTCCGAGGCCTATGTGCGCGGCTGGATGGACCACATCGGGCGGGCGCGCCGGCAGGCCGGGACGGTCATCGGGAACCTGCGGAACGACCCGCATCTGGCGGAGCTGGTGGCCGCGCTGTTCGAGACCGAGGAGATCGGCGCCCGCAGCAACTGGCGGTACGGCGTCGGGCTCAACGACTGGACGTACGCGCTCACCCAGCTGACCCGGGAGGGCCTCCTCGACCGCAAGGTCATGGTCGACGGGTGTGTGGCCCGGCTGCTGCGCGGCGGCGGCTCCACCGCGGACAACAAGGTCTTCCTGGGCCTGCTGACCGCGCTCGACCTCACCCGCGACGAGCGGTGCGAGCGGATCGCGGACTGGACGGCGCTGTGCGCCGACGCGCCCTCCACGGTGGCCGCGCACGCGCAGTCGGTCCTCGCGGGCTTCGCGCTGGACGGCGCGTTGGGGTCGCGCCGGTTCGCGGAGCTGTCCGGCGCGGTGCTCTTCCGCACCGAGAAGAAGCTCGTCCGGGCTCAGCTCGTCCTGCTGGGCAAGGTGCTCAAGGCGGACCCGTCCACGGCGGCCGAGCTGCTGCCGGTGGCCGCCCAGGCGTTCGGGCACGAGGACACGGAGGTGCAGGAGAGGGCGCTGAAGCTGATGGAGCGCCACCTCGGCGATCTCGACGAGGACGGCGGGGCGAGCCGGGCGCGGGACGAGATCACCGACCTCGCCGCCCAGTTGAGCCCGGGGCCGCGTGTCCGGGCCCTCCGGCTCCTCGGTGCCCCGGGGGCCGAGGAACCCGCCACCGAGGTGTACGAGGAGCTGCTCCCGCCCGTGCCGTCGCCGACCCGGCTCGCCACCGCGCCGGAGACGGTGACCGAACTGGCCGAGGAGATCGGTGCCCTGCTGGCCTCGGAGGGCGGGGTCGGCGCGTTCGAGCGGGCCTTGGACGGACTCGTACGGCACGCGCACCGGGACCGGGACGCGCTGGTGGAGGCACTGGGCCCGGCGGCGGCCGGACGCTGGTGGACGGACATGGACGCGGGGCCCGTCGACAAGTACTTCCGGGAGTCGCCCCACGGTCTGGAGATCGTCGTCGCGACGCTCTTCGAGCGGGTGCGCACCGACACCCTGCGTCCGGCGCGCAACCGGGCCGACGAGTCGGCGGGTTGTGTGCACAGCGGTCTGGCCTGGTCGTTCGACGCCCGGCTGCGGGAGATCGCGTATCGGATCCGGACCGAACCGCTGCCGTTCCTGCTGGCGACACCCACCTGGAGCACGGGTTCGCTGGCGGCGGCGGACCTGGTGGAGCGGCTGGACGTCTACCGGCGGTCGGGTGCCCGGCCGGGCGAGGCGGACTTCGCGCAGGCCCTGCTGCGGGTGCGGCGCGACGACCCGTCGGCGCTCGCCTCCGCCGCGACGGCGGCCCGGAAGCTGGGCACCAGGGAGGGCGACCGGCTGGCCGAGTGGCTGCTGACCGACGTACCGTCGCAGCCCGTCGAGCGGAGCCGTACGGCCGGGCCGAGGAGGCTCGTGGAGTTCGGTGAACTGCCGGAGATGCGGGGCGAGTCGTTCCCGCCGGAGTTCCGTCGGCTGGGCCGTCCGTCGTCCGTGTACACGGACCGGTACTACTGCCCGCACGGGGACGACGACGAGTGGAAGCACTGGCTGGCGATGGTGCCGGGACGGCCGGAGCTGGTGGCGGGACGCGTCCTGCGCGATCTCTCCATGGCCACCATCGAGGACACCCGCGGCGGGTACGGGTTCCTGCCGGCGCTCGCCGAGGCGGAGGGCGAGGCGGGCCTGGCCGTCCATCTCTGTGTGGCGTACGGGCTGGGCGCGCGGCGGGCCGAGGACCGGCTCGCCGCCGTGGACGCCCTGCTGGTGCTGGCGGCGCGGGGGCGGCTGGACGCGAGGCGGCTGGGCACCGATCTGGGGGCGCTGGCGGTTCTGGGGAGTGTGAAACCGGCGCGGCTGGCCGAGGCGACACGGACGGCGGCCTCGACGGGGGCGTACGGCACGGCCTGGTCGGTGCTGCGGGAGGCGCTGCCGCCGCTGCTCGCCGTACTCGCGGACGGGCAGGGGGCGAAGCCGGCTCCGGCTCCGCGCGGTCTCGGGGATCTCGTGGGCGTCGCCGCCGAATGCGTGGAGCGGTCCGGGGCGCGCGGGGAGCTGCCGTATCTCGCGGAGGTCGCGGAGCGGCGGGGCTCGTCCCAGCTGGTGTCCCAGGCCCGGCGGCTGCGCGCGACGCTGGAGGAGACGGCCGTCTGA
- a CDS encoding alpha/beta fold hydrolase: MSAATVSFQVPTPLGPRPVTVSYAREGAGEPLLLLHGIGHHRQAWDPVVHILAAEREVITVDLPGFGESPALPDGLTYDLPTTTAVFGAFCEALELDRPHVAGNSLGGLLALELGREKLVRSVTALSPAGFWNEAERRYAFGVLLTMRHISRRLPLPLVERLSRSAVGRTALTSTIYARPSRRSPEAVVAETLALAGATGFDETLRAGGSVLFTDDVPGLPITVAWGTRDWLLVRRQGVRAKRVIPGARLVRLPGCGHCPMNDDPALVARVILDGSR; the protein is encoded by the coding sequence ATGTCCGCCGCCACGGTCTCCTTCCAGGTCCCCACCCCGCTCGGCCCGCGGCCCGTGACGGTCTCCTACGCGCGCGAGGGCGCGGGCGAGCCGCTGCTCCTGCTGCACGGCATCGGCCACCACCGGCAGGCCTGGGACCCCGTGGTCCACATCCTGGCGGCCGAGCGCGAGGTCATCACCGTGGACCTGCCCGGCTTCGGCGAGTCCCCCGCGCTGCCGGACGGCCTCACCTACGACCTGCCCACGACGACCGCCGTGTTCGGCGCCTTCTGCGAGGCCCTGGAGCTGGACCGCCCCCATGTGGCCGGCAACTCCCTGGGCGGCCTGCTCGCCCTGGAGCTGGGCCGCGAGAAGCTCGTACGGTCCGTCACGGCCCTCTCCCCGGCCGGATTCTGGAACGAGGCCGAGCGGCGCTACGCGTTCGGGGTCCTGCTCACCATGCGGCACATCTCACGGCGGCTGCCGCTGCCCCTGGTCGAGCGCCTGTCCCGCTCGGCGGTCGGCCGTACCGCGCTGACGAGCACCATCTACGCCCGCCCGAGCCGCCGTTCACCGGAGGCGGTGGTCGCCGAGACGCTCGCGCTGGCCGGGGCCACCGGGTTCGACGAGACCCTCCGGGCCGGCGGCAGCGTCCTGTTCACCGACGACGTCCCCGGGCTGCCGATCACCGTGGCCTGGGGCACCCGGGACTGGCTGCTCGTCCGCCGCCAGGGTGTCCGCGCCAAGCGGGTCATCCCCGGCGCCCGTCTCGTGCGACTGCCCGGCTGCGGCCACTGCCCCATGAACGACGATCCGGCCCTGGTCGCCCGCGTCATCCTCGACGGCAGCCGCTGA